In Scomber japonicus isolate fScoJap1 chromosome 3, fScoJap1.pri, whole genome shotgun sequence, the genomic window ACCCTTACTACCCCCAGCTAAGGTCATTCTTTACTCATCTATGCCTCTTTTGGCTACTGAACTAAAAACAAGACACTATGCTGATTAAAGATAACTAAAGTCATGTAGTCTGTACCAAGGCCACTTGCTATCCAGAGGAGACCAGTCTGACCATCTGCACATAGCACAGTATATCTCCGCCTGACCTTGGTAACCATGGGCGACAGCCAGCCTTATCAAGACAGTTGCTTACCCCAGCCAACTTCAGCGGACAGAGATCAATCATCCTGAGAGATCTACTACTCCCAAGAGAGATAATGACCAGACAATGACCCGGGGAACACAAATATTTCCTCCATGTAACTGTTCCACATATTTACTCTCGACTCGACCCttaatattttttcttgtttttacagGACCTTATCACATTTGAGTCAACTGCTATTTTTTGTTTGAGATACAGTACAAAATCTTACCTCCAGGTCCTTGTTGTGCGGCCCTGTGGAGCTCTGCATATTCAGACTGCTCCGCAGATCAAGGCTACTGGGTGGTGACAGCGTGCTCTGACCTGTGTTCGACCAGCCTGAGAGACAGTGCTGGACAAGAGCAGAGAGCCTAGATTAAAGCACCCTGTGGTACATTTATAAATGTCACTATGTTAATTTATACACAGAGATATTAACAAATCACACATGGGTTTTCTCATTTGAATACTCACTCACCGATGGTAACCCCAAACTATCAGAAGGATCAAAGCTGCATCGCCGGTGAGCTTTGTACTTGTAAGGTGGCAAGAGGGTGGAACGAGGGATGCTAACCCTGAGAAATGacagaagaggaaaataaatgagaCAGTATACATGTTGCTGGTGGAATGGAGTATTATGACATAAGTTTGTGGTTACCCTTTAAAAAACCAAGAAATTTAATGAAAGACTTTTAAAGCTGTGAACACGCAGGGATTCTCAAATCCTCATGACATGAAGCAATAAATAGACAAACACCTGATTTTGTCAGTGACCATATCAGGTGGTTGCCTACTGATACGTCCAGCAGACacaaagcaacattagcattcatttggagtcatgtttttgTCCACCTAATAAATGTTTTGACTTCCACCAAGTCTGGCTCTGTAGCTGTGATTGGTTCCATGTTAACTTTGTCTGTGTGCTATTTATTTGTGTGCTGAGCAGGTAATGTCAAATGGGTTTTTAGAGCATTTTGTGCTAAAAGCCACTGCCTGCTGTGGCTGAAAATAGAGGTGATGAGAGTGGTTAGAGTGAACCAAACAGGAAAcatgtaaaactgaaacaaactgAATGGCACTAAAACCACCTGTAAACATGGTGGGTTTGTCAATATTAGTCAATGTTTTCACATCACGTATagtcattttatatattattaatataaaaaaagattacaTAACCCCCACATTGGCTTGAACACACCACCAGAGTGCCCCAACCTAAATCATACAGTAGGTGGCCAGAAATTGCAGTTTAAATTCACATCATCATTACCTGATGAGAGCTGGGTCAGCAGTAGTATGAGGTTGGGAGGTTttatgctttttacacacaggACAGCACTCTTCAGAGTGAAGCGGAACGGGGAACAGTCTGCTGTTAATCCTGTAAGAGAACGTACCTGCACAAAAAGGTGAGCGAGCGGTGACTAGAGTTATTTGAGCTGTcgtgaaaagaaaagacagtgtAGCTTATTCAAATGAATGACTCCTCTTACACTTATGAGTGTCCTTGTTGGCCTCCGGGCCGTCCTTGTCTGTTAACAATGGCAGGTCTGAATGGTTCTCCTCAGAAAATCTATAATGAGAGTCAATTAATAGTCTTTTAATGAAGCAGTCATCAGTCACAGgtacacctgacacacacagtcagtttcaGGCGTCATCAAATGAGAGGCACTCACTCCGCTTGTTGGGTGTGGACGCACTCGTCTTTATTGAGTGATCGAAATGCACAAAGGTCACTGAAGAACTCATCAGAGTGCTCTATCAAAGAGTCTTCCACATCCAGGACTCCTTAAAGGGAGTAAACATCTCCTGTTAGCGAATTAGATGATTGCGTGTATAAGACAGAAATTGGCAGACAGAGGGACCAATAAGGCGTACCTGCTATCCAATCATATCCAAGTAAAGGCTGCAAATGATGTCTTTCTAAAGCAGGTATCTCTTCACATTCATCAGACTGAAATGTTACTCGACTCCGTGCCTCCCTCTAGAGAAACAAACAAGTGGTGCGCAGAATTAGCGATCAGCAGTTTGGGATGAACGATTCCTTGAAGCCAACCAGTTTGGACGATTAAGTTATGAGATAATGAGGGATTGGGGAGCATGGTCTGAGTAGGGCTGATGTTTTACTCAACATCAAACAATTTAATTCACACAAACTGGAAACAAACTTGAGACGATCATCCTGTGTTTCTTTGGCTTACCTGTTCTTTGCCATGATGTACTAAGCAGGACTTAGTGCTAAATGGCCTTGTTTCTTGTAGCCCATCATGGACTCGGGTGTATCTGTCGCAGTCTCTCCGTGATGAAATCTCTGCTGTACGTTCAGCAGTTCCTCCTCTGTGCTTGAAGGTCAAATGTGGTGTTGAAATAGTTTCCTGGgtatctgtttctctctcacatGCATCTAATGGAGATAAAGAGGAAGTGAATCCTGTAGCAGTAATTCTGTGATTATTTTATCTGTCACATTAACACCACGGGATGTGTagcaaaaaaactacaaaaactgaGTGTGCAGTATAAAAACACTAATAATGGACCAGTTATGATTTTATCATTATAAATGATAAGAAAGTTGCAGATATCTTAAAATCTTAATTTAAAGTCCACTTAGTAGCTTTAACTGCACATTATCTTATCATGTGACTCAATTTCCATACATAAGTCAGACAATAATAACTGAGCTATCTCAATGtgctgaggaagaccatgagaagCAGTTAAAGATCAACTGATTAACAGATACTGAATCTACCTGAGAAAAACTTCTCCAGCtccaacttctcaaatgtgaatatttctctttttttgtctggtctTGTAAATCATTATGTGATAGTAAATATCATATCTTGAGTGTTGGTCAGACAAAGCAACTTGTTGGCATTTTCACAATTTGGAGCCATTTTATAGATTACCAAAAAGTCATCAATCACCAATTAAAACAATCATTTGTTGCAGCACTAATATTGTAACATTGTAATTGTTATTTAATTGCATTTGGCTGTTGTTTAGTACGTTAATGTAATCTAAGATGTTAAACTGGTTATGAAACCTTAAAAAACGTTGTGAAAAATGTATCCAAGCGGgggttttattattgttgtttttttcttaatataaTGTGGTGTCTGTGTTAGCTTAAACCTGACAAAATGATTTTACAAACTATGTTAGCATAGAGATAAGAAAAAGTAtattaaagatcccctccagacatgtattaaATACTCTGCTAGGAGCAATAATGTATGTGTTCATTTATatctatgaatatgcatttaaaagtgtaactgctggacacaagatatCTCATCCTTCAATGTAAAGTCCAGTCTCactgtttgtgcactggaggctttaAGTTTACAAACTATTAGTGGTGTCACAGGTTAATCTCTGAGGACCAGcctttaaaatctgattttcaatAAGCAGAGATAAAGTTTCCATTTTCAGCAGATGAGTCCGCACATACatcagtgaagctcaaacaaaCTACTGGGACATAATGAAACACTGGTCTTATGTACAGGCGTGTCTTGTGCCTTTGCCCTCGAtgtgaacattttcattttacctTCAAACCTCCCAGTGGATGTAGTGAGGGCGGCCCTAGCTGGCACTCGGTCCCCGCCGGTCAGGGTCCACACCTCTTcggcctctctctccctcttgcgGCTCGGACTGCAGCAGCCGCCCAGACgctgcagcttctctctctgctgcttcaactGGATCAATAAATCTTTGTTACGCTCTCGTAAAACGTCCAATCGGTCTATCgatgacatttttataaattaatGCAGCCTAAAAGGCGCGTTTATGTGTGGAAAAGTgtgaaaaacagattaaacGCCGCCGCTTAGTGATTTAAATGTCACCCCACCTCAGCAGCCCCATAACAACGCATTGACAACAAAGCCGTGATTGGCTACAATCCTCTGACCATCATGCTTTGCAACCGGTGGAGGATTttcttaaagagacagacacCACACATCTGAGTTTAGTTACAGTTCAGGGTGTTGAACAACAGAGGGCGCCATATACTTACTGTGATTATAGATGATAGAGTTGGTACAATGGTGGTGGAAGAAGTCAAATCCTTAAGTAAACGTTAGCCATAGTGTGTGGtcttctatatatttttttattgttctcaaatcttcattaaaatacaaaaaaataattgaattgatTTACAAGGCACTACTGTCTAACCAAGAGTAGTGAAAGAAATGTTCAGATCCTTTACCAAACTTCCCAAGCTTTATGCATTTTGAATTTATCCTAGATATTTGGAATACCTGATAACAAAAATTAAGcattgtctttgaacaggaaagTCCTCAGATGGAGTCAATgggtttattttattctataacgcaattaattcaccagtgtataaaactatttatttccttacattGACACCTTCGCTTTGCACCAATGATAATAAAGTCCCAAGTTTcaaaacaagtttcaaccataaaattgGATAAGGTTTTGTACCCggtccacttttgtctggggatTGGCTGTTGATTGACTCGGCCAAATTGCCTGCCATCAGGTTTGTACACGGATTGAGGTATTGTGCTTTTGCTACCACTTGTATGAATGAgaacaacaggtcaaagttaagcagaatgaaaTATAAGGTCTAGCAAACtcaaaatgtaatgtccccatatgaggacgcAGGGTCGCGGGAAGTTAAGTAAAAGCAAAGCCTTAAAAAGAAATCTATTCTACTGCTCTGAGTAAAAATGCTTCATCACCCgtcctgcattcaaaatctATCTCAAATAAAGTACATAAGTAAAGTAAGTAACTTAAGCTGTCAAATAGATGTAGTGAAGTAGAAAgcacaatatttccctctaaaaTATAGAGGAAAAAAGTGGGTGAAATAGCACCAAAATAcaatacctcaaaattgtacttaagtgcAGTACTTCAGTGTATGTATTTTAGGACattatttaatctttttcaTAAATAAATCTATCTGTaactatttttatacatttatgtcTTCAGTAAGTAAAACGTGTTTTGGGCCTGATTACCACAAACAGGGAAGAAGGCCTATTGACCATTGgctttggtcttttcatggaatTTCTTgacaatattaaaaatgtaccTTTACTTGCAGTAAACAAAACATGCgttcacatttttaaactttgtaAAAGTTGCCAACACAATAGGCTATTATCAGCAGTACATAGCCTGAAAGTATCAAAAACAACCATTAGACAGAATTAATTTCATACTGTTAtattactataatatactatgatatattatgatattatatCAGAATATAGTAGCtatctgtcaaataaatgtatggGGTAAAAAGTAGGCAAGAATATTTTCTTCTGAAATGTAGTAAAGTAGAGGCATCAAATGGAAATTCTCATGTTCTCATAGGTACCTCAAGACTGAGTATCATTGGTATCATTTCCACCACTGGTTCATGAGGATAACCACagttaataatgtaaaaaaggaaatatgtcTGTGTACAagattttgtgtatttatcaATCTGTTATGTTAAATTCATGAGCCctttcaaaaagaaaagtttacGTAACTGTCTCAAAGAATTGGAACAGGAAAGatactaaaactaaaaaaaatgaagctaaatgtttaaatacagtatacaaGGCAATAAAACTCACTAAATACACTAAAGTCTGTTGCAGACATAACAAGCCTTCAAAGGCTAGTTGAGTTTAAACAGTACCACTGCAGTTCCTTAAAGAACAGGGACAAATACTCCCATGTAAACCATGTAAGGTAGAAAGGAACTTTTGGTGAGTCAGATCAAATAGGAAACAAGGACAGCTGCAAGAGGTACCACAACAAAATGATAAAACCAGGGTTCCATAGAGCAGGATTACTTTTTGTTTAAATTCATCATATGTCTCCAGCAGAAGTGTCTTTTGTGGTGGATTTTGGCATTGTGAATCTGTTTGATCTGTGTTCGACGCCCTGGGCTGCTTATGAATGGTGTGCACATGCAATTAGTTTGAATACTTGAATTAGTCTGATCACTTGACCATGGATCGGCCTTTATGGAACCACTTTAGCAGGCTTCATGGAACGGACCGCAGGAGTAATGTAAGCATGAGGTAGTATGTAGTGGACAATTTCTACATCAACTACCTTTACTCCATATACACATAATTTAAACACGCAGTATGTAATTTATTCCACTGAGGATCCCTCAATCA contains:
- the miip gene encoding migration and invasion-inhibitory protein isoform X1, whose amino-acid sequence is MSSIDRLDVLRERNKDLLIQLKQQREKLQRLGGCCSPSRKREREAEEVWTLTGGDRVPARAALTTSTGRFEDACERETDTQETISTPHLTFKHRGGTAERTAEISSRRDCDRYTRVHDGLQETRPFSTKSCLVHHGKEQREARSRVTFQSDECEEIPALERHHLQPLLGYDWIAGVLDVEDSLIEHSDEFFSDLCAFRSLNKDECVHTQQAEFSEENHSDLPLLTDKDGPEANKDTHKCTFSYRINSRLFPVPLHSEECCPVCKKHKTSQPHTTADPALIRVSIPRSTLLPPYKYKAHRRCSFDPSDSLGLPSHCLSGWSNTGQSTLSPPSSLDLRSSLNMQSSTGPHNKDLEDLSLSRVSRNQHSSDQISDVSRLARHNFQHSSTRRKLGSTSYPAC
- the miip gene encoding migration and invasion-inhibitory protein isoform X2, translating into MSSIDRLDVLRERNKDLLIQLKQQREKLQRLGGCCSPSRKREREAEEVWTLTGGDRVPARAALTTSTGRFEDACERETDTQETISTPHLTFKHRGGTAERTAEISSRRDCDRYTRVHDGLQETRPFSTKSCLVHHGKEQREARSRVTFQSDECEEIPALERHHLQPLLGYDWIAGVLDVEDSLIEHSDEFFSDLCAFRSLNKDECVHTQQAEFSEENHSDLPLLTDKDGPEANKDTHKCTFSYRINSRLFPVPLHSEECCPVCKKHKTSQPHTTADPALIRVSIPRSTLLPPYKYKAHRRCSFDPSDSLGLPSVSSLLLSSTVSQAGRTQVRARCHHPVALICGAV